A region of the Romboutsia hominis genome:
ATTATCCATCTTGAGAATACAGAACTACAAGAATTTGATGGTAGATATGTTGATTACAACTTGTCTCTTCTTCAAACTAAAATCGAGTTACAAGAAATGGCTATTGCTGATGAAGAAGAAATTGCGAGAAATGAAGCTTTAATCGAAATATTAAGAGAAAAAGCAACCTATAATGCTGAAGCTTCTAGAGGTAGAGCTCTAAAAGCTAGAGTTAAAATCCAAGAAAGATTAGAAGCAAAAAAAATTAAAGCACCATTTGTAGATATTAAACAACCGTATATCAATTTAGAGACAAATAATGAAATTGAAGAAACTATTGCTTTAAAGGCTAGTGATTTTTCTATATCATTTGATGAAGTTCTTTTAGAAAATGTTAACTTTGAGATAAAATCTACTGATAAAGTAGCTATTGTTGGTACAAACGGTGTAGGAAAAACTACTTTATTAAAAGAAATATTTAAAAATAATAATAAATTTATTGAAATAAATGAAAACATTAAGCTAGCTTATTTATCTCAAATGCAAAGTGAAGTAGTAAATGAGTCTAATACAATACTTCAAGAGTTCTATGATGTTGGATTTGAGACTTATGGTGAAATTAGGAGATATGTTTCAAGATATGGTTTTGATTCAGATATACTTACACAAAAGATTGAATCTTTATCTGGTGGAGAAAAAAATATACTTCAATTGGCGAAGGTTTCTGCTAGTAAAGCAAATATGTTACTAATGGATGAACCTACAAGCCACTTAGATATTTATTCTCAAATGGCTCTAGAAAAAGCTATAGCAAATTATAAAGGTGCTATTTTAATGGTTTCTCATGATTATCATTTTATAGTTAACTGTGCGGATTATGTTTTACTTATTGAAGATAAGACAATTAGAAAAATGAGCATGCGTAAATTTAGAAAGATGATTTATGCTAATCATTTTGACAAAGACTATCTGCAAATTGAAGAAAAGAAAAAATCAGTTGAAATGGAAATAGCTTCTGCTTTAAAGGATACTGATTTTGAACGTGCAAAAACTTTATCTAAAAAGTTAGAAGAGTTAATTAAATCATTTTAAATAAATAATCCCTTTATAATTGACAGATTTGTCAATTTTAAGGGGTTATTTTTATCTCATAAATCAAAATTTATAGTTCACTAAATTATACAAGTCATAACTCCGTTATTTATGATACAGTTTACCACTATTTATTCTAAATAACTAGGTACTAATATATGCCTAGTTATTAAATAAAATTTGTACAACACAAACCATCTTTTGAGTTATACAAATTTTATCTAATATTTATGTTATTTACATTTTTATTCCCATTATGTATTTCATTTCTTCTGTTACATCTTTCCACTCATTCTTATTAGAGTCTTTTTTATAATCTCTGTCTTCTTTTTTTAAATCAAAAGTAATACTACAATACTCACATATATACTTATATATATCATCGTTGTTGTCATCTTTATAAACCTTTTCTAACTCTATTCTGTCGTTTTTCCTACAATATGGGCAACTTACTGTCTTGTACTTTCTAGCATCTACGTCTATTATCTCTTGTCTCATGTTTACTCTCCTTCATCTTATGTGATTTAAAATGTTATAAAGTTTTATTTTACATCTTTATTTTAGATATACCCTAAATATTTAAAATAAAACTTTGTGAAATATCGAAAATAACCTTTGTTCACATAAAATTGCATTTCACCTAGCTAGATATTTTCCAAATTACTTTTCATTTAAGACCTCATTCTTTATAAATTTTTCATTGTAATATAAGTTATATGTTGTAAATGGTGTAATTTAATTTTATAGTTATATCATATTTTTTCTATTCTCACTTCTAAACTAGTTATAAACTCATCTTCATTACTAGTCTCATATATATCAACATCATATATTTCTATAGGATCGCCTACTATCTTATAGCCATTTTCTTTTGCATAGTTATACATAGCTTTTAAATATTTTCTATTATTTTCGTATTTTCCTTTATAGGTACAACTTATGTAATCACCTTTTTTCAGGCTAAAATTAGATATTTCACTATCATCTTCTAAAAAAGCAATTACATGCTTATACTTATCTATTCTTCCTTTTTCTATACTTTTACTATCAAATATAGAACCTATATTGTTGTTTCCTATTATATAAAAATTATCTTCAAGCTCTTTTCTCAGTTTTTGAATAAGATAATCTACACTTTCATTACAATCTACATTTCCCCCAACTACTAATGCTTTTCGCTCATCATAATATTTCACTTTTAATGTTTCAAAATCATTTTTGTTGATACTTTGTTCTATTACTTTTAGCCTACTTTGAATATTTCTTTTTTGATTTAGTAATATTTCTATTTTATTTTCAATTATGTTCATTTCTTCTTTTAGCATTTTTTTAGTAGACTCTATATCCCTCTTTTCAAGATATTTTTTTATTTCTTTCATAGGTATATTTAAATTTCTAAGTTCTCTTATTAAATTTAGTTTACATACATCATCTATACTATATAATCTATATCCATTTTTATCTCTAGTTGGCTTTAATATTTCAAGTTCTTCATAATATTTGATAGCATCTCTTCCTATATTGTAAGTTTTTACTAATTCTCCAATTTTATAATAGCGCTTCATGACTTTCCTCCTATAAAAAAATTCACTTCTCTCATCTCGCCAATGATGTGACACTTACTCTCACTTTTGTAATATAAATTGTCTAAAATATTTATTTATATCACTAAAATACAAATAATGAATATACTTATATGTATGTATTTATATTAAATAAATTTAACAAATCAAATCTTCTGAATATATTGATATAACTTAATTATATCCAACATTAATAATCTTAGATTTAACAATCTTTTTTATTAAAAAGTATTTGACCTGTGTATTATACCATAGTTTATAGTTATTCTTGAAGGGAGTTGATATTATGTCTACAATAGCATTAAAAAGCAATAACAAAGGCTTAAATAAAAAATTTGTTAAATATGTAATTCCTTCTGTTGCTTCCATGTGGGTTTCCGCTTTATACGTAATGGTGGATGCTATGTTTGTTAGTAAAGGAGTTGGACCAGATGCACTTGCAGCTGTTAATATAGCTATGCCTTATACAAACTTTATATTTGCTCTATCAGTTTTATTTTCAATAGGCTCATCAGCCGTTATATCTATGGAACTTGGCAACAAGGATATTAAAAATGCTAGTAATTATTTTTCTATTACAATAGTAGGGCTAGTTATAATATCTTTTATTATAACTATAATTAGTTTATTATTTTTAGATGAAATAGCCTTATTTTTAGGTGCTACACCTGGTATTTTACCTATGGTTAAAAATTATTTAAGTATTATAATTTTATTTATCGTGTTTTACATAGTAAGTTATGCACTAGAAGTATTAATCAAAACAGATGGTTATCCCCATTTATCTACTATAGGAGTTATAATATCTGCTATAACAAATATAGTTCTTGACTATGTTTTTGTTTTAAAATTTAACTGGGGTGTTGAGGGTGCTGCACTTGCTACTGGCCTTGCACGTGCTTTTTCTTTTATATTTTTTATGTTCCATTTTTTTAGTAAAAATTCTAAGTTAAAAATTTGTAAATTTAAATTTGAGTTTAGTTACTTTAAAAGAATAATGACAATAGGTTTTTCAGATTGTACTACAGAGTTGAGTATAGGTATTGTTATACTTTTATTTAATCAGTGTATACTTAAATTCTTAGGAGAAGATGCTTTAGTAAGTTATAGTGTTATTTCTTATATAAACACTTTAGTGTTATCTACTATGCTTGGTATATCCCAAGGGATTCAGCCATTATGTAGTTATTATTATGGAACTAACGACAAATATGCTATAAAATATTTACTTCACCTTTCACTTAAGGTTGTTTTAGTATGTTCAATTTTAATATTTATAGGGTGTATGTTATTTGATGATTTTATAGTCCTTATGTTTATAGATAAATCTGATATGAATTTATTTAATTTTACAAAAAACACTTTTAAGATTTTTTCAGTATCTTTCTTATTACTAGGCTTCAATGTGGTTATATCAGGATTTTTAGCATCATTAGAAAGAACTGCTGATGCTTGTATAATATCATTAAATAGAGGTCTTTTTGCTGTGTCTTTATCTTTAATAATTATGATTTTAATATTCGGTGGTAATGGAATATGGATTTCAACAATAGCTTCTGAAGGATTAGTTTTATTATTATCAATTATGCTTTTAAAGAGATTTAATAAAAATTTAGACCAACTTACTTATAACTCTACAGCTCACGAGATAAAAACTGTATAATACTATAATCTTTATATTTCACTTAAATACAATATCCTTAAACAAAAAACTATGAAATACATAATTTATAGTAATATATGTATTTCATAGTTTTTTTAATTAGTTTACTTTATAAAAGATTGTCAACAAGTTTTTTACATTCATCTTCTATATCTTCTATATACTCATGTATATATATACCATTTCCACAAGCATATACATTATCCATAGAAGTCATAAATTTATCATTAACCTCTGGTCCTGTTGTTGATGGATTTAATTTTATATTACTTCTCATGGCAACTAGACCATCAGATAACATAGGTCTTGCAAATATTAATGTATCACATTTTACTATTTCTTCTTTGTCGTCTTTGACTAATTTAACACTCTCTATTCTTCCTTCTCCATAAATTGAATCTATTTCATAGTTATTATATACTTTATCAGTTAAACCATAAGTATCTACATCACTATCTTTAGATATTATACCAACTACATTTATATTTCTATTTTTTAACTCATCTTTTATCATATATAATGTTTTTTTATCATATATAAGTATATTTTTTCCTGGTACAATATTCCCCATATTAAGTATTTTATTTGCCATACCTACAGTAAGTATTCCTGAACATCTATCTCCTACCATATCTAATGCTTTTCTTGAACCTTCTTTAGCACCATTTGCAAGTATTATATTTTTTCCCTTTATCTTTTCTATACCATTTGCTGGATTTGTGCAAAGTATTTTATTTTCATCTTCTATCTTTATTACCATTGTATCTAGTTTTATATCTATTTCACATTTCTCAAGTTCTTTTAGTAAAAACTTTTCGTAAGTTTTTCCTGTTATATATCTTTGTTTACTTATATTATAATAACTTAAATTTAAACTTCCTCCCAATACATTATCTTTTTCTATTAATAATATATTTTTTATTCCCTTTTTATAAGCTTCTATGGCGCATATTATACCGCTAGCTCCTCCTCCAATTATAATTAAGTCATATTCTCTCATAGTCTTAATCCTCCTTAAATCCAACAGCTATTGAAGATTTAGAATTTTTATTTACTTCGCTTATATCTATTCCTAATTCTTTGCTTAATATCATACTTATAGGTATCATGCATCCTGTTCCTTGGCACCCACCCATCATGGCACGAGTTCTTCTTTTTATTCCATCAAGAGTTGTTGCACCTAATGGTCTTTTTATAGCATCTATTATTTCCCCTTCTGTAACAAACTCACATTTACATATCATCTTTCCATATGATGGATTTATAGCTATTAATTTATTTTTCTCTTCTATACTTAACTCTGACATTCTAATCATTTTTTTTCTAATTTCTTTAAAGTTTTCTTTTTCCTTTAAATTAATAATATCTGATATAATGTCAACTACGTACTCACCAATAGCTGGTGCCGCTGTTAATCCTGGTGAATCTATACCTATTACATTTATAAAATTTTTACAATCTTTAACTTCTTCAATTATAAAATCTCCACCATTTATTTTAGGTCTTAATCCACTAAAAGTATTTAATATTCTATCTACCGGTATATCCTTTATAGTTTTTTTGCTTTTATATAATATTTCATCTATACCTTCTCTTGAAGTTTCTAAATTATCATTATATTTAGCATTTGGACCTACTAATAGATTTCCATCTACTGTAGGAGTTACTAATACACCTTTACTTAATTTACTTGGAACTTGAAATAGAGTCTTTTCACATAAGTTACCTGAAACTTTATCAAATAAACAGTATTCTCCTTTTACAGGTTCTATTTCATATTTAATCTCACTAACTAGATTGTTTAAATGTGCACCACATAATCCTGATGCATTTACAACTATTTTACTTTCTATTACTTCTTCATCTTCTAAATGTATTTTATATATATTATTTTCTAATTTTATATCTACAACAGCTTTTCCTAGTATAAAATCAACTCCATTTTCTACTGCATTTTCAGCAAAAGCTAAAGCCATTTCATATGGGCTTACTATACCTGATGTCTTTACATGTAAAGCCCCTAATACATCTTTATTTATATTTTTTTCTATACTTAAAACTTTTTCTTTGTCTAAAATTTCTAATCCCTTAACTCCTATTTCTTCTCCATTAGACTTTAATTTTTTTATACTTTCTAATTCTTCTTCATTAAAAGCCAATACTAAAGCTCCATTTCTTTTAAAAGGAAATTGTAATTTATTAGCTAAATCATCCATCATTTCATTTCCTCTTAGATTTAACTTAGCTTTTAAAGTACCTTGTTTCTCATTGTATCCACCATGTATAATACCACTATTAGCTTTTGATATTCCTTCAGCTACATCTTTATTCCTATCTATTATAGCTACATCTAAGTCGTATTTTGATAATTCCCTAGCTATAGCACAACCTACTACTCCTGCCCCTATTACAGCAATGTCTTTCATATTAGTTCCTCCTTTGTAAAGAGCATTTTAATTTCTTCAATTGTTTAATTTATAACTATATTATATTATTACTATTTTCATAAGTAAAATTGATAATAATAATGATAACCATCAATATTTTATATGTATAAAAGTAAAATGAAAAGTGTAATCATATAATAATTTCTTATTAAATAATTACACTTTTCATTTTAGTCATTTATCTCTAATTGTCCATACTCTTTATCGCTTTTACTTATCATCTCATGACTAAATTCTTTTACTTCTTTAGTTTTAGCATTCACAGTTATTTCATATTTTTCATTACCTTTTACAAGTACTCCTTTATATTCATCACCATCATGATCTTTATCTAAATGAATACTTTTTATAGTAGCATCAGGAACTTTTTTTAACATTATATCCTTAGCTTCTTTTTCACTTATTAGTTTTTCGCTACTGTTATTTGTTTTATTGTTTGTATTATTATTTTGAATAATTTCTTGCTCATATTCAACTATATCACCAGTTTTTGCATCTACATCTACTTCATAGACTACATTATCTTTAGATACTTTTGAATTATATTTTGGTGTATCATCATTTTCATAGGCTATCTCTACTATATTTCCATTTGGTACTTTTTGTAGTATTATTTCTTGCGCTTGTTCTTGTGATAAAACGGCATCACTATTTCTCATTAGCCAATAACTTAATCCAGCTCCACATATTACAATTACCCCTAGCCCTATGGCTACTGATTTATTAAATTTCATGATATTACTGTTATAAAAATTATAACAGTTTCACCTCCTCTATGTCTTATCAATATAATTCCTTATTATTAGTTATATAACCATTTTTTACATATTCAAACATATTTTTATTTCTATAGACTATAATCTTGATTTTATAGCTTTTCAATATACAAATAGTGCTATATCCTCTTTATATAATTTTAGATATAGCACTAAAGTATTTATTAGATAGAATATTTTTCCAAATCTTCAATAAATTTTATAACATTTTCTTTTTGTGTTGCCCAAGATGTAACGAGCCTTATACATGAACTATTTTCATCTATTTCACTCCATAGACTAAATGAATAATCTTCTTCTAGCTTTTCTATAATTTCATTTTTAAATATTGGGAATAATTGATTAGATGGTGAATCTACTAAAAATTTATATCCTAATTCACTAATTTCTTTTTTTAATATATCTGCCATGTCATTTTCATGCTTACCTATTTCAAAGAATAAATCATCTTTAAATAACTCTAAAAACTGTATCCCAAGTAATCTACTCTTAGCCATCATTGCACCTTTTTGCTTTATATTAAATCTAAATTCTTCTTTTAATGAATCCTTACATATAACTAAAGCCTCTCCAAATAATGCTCCATTTTTAGTTCCACCTATGTAAAATGCATCAGTTAAATATGAAATCTCACTTAAAGTTAAATCATTTTCTTTAACACATAATGCAGAACCTAGTCTTGCACCATCCATATATAATAATAAATTATTTTTTCTACAAACATAACTTAATTCTTCTAGCTCGCTTTTAGTATATATTGTTCCTATTTCTGTTGAATTAGATATATATACAAGTTTAGGCTTTACCATATGCTCATCAGTATGTTCTTTAAGTACTGATAATATATCTTCTTTTTTTAATTTGCCATCTGTAGAATCAACAGAAATAACCTTGTGTCCTGTTGATTCTATTGCTCCTGTTTCATGTACTAATATATGACCAGTATTAGCCGATATTACTGCCTCATAAGGTCTTAAAAATGCAGAGATAGCTGTTAAATTAGTTTGAGTTCCTCCACATAGAAAATGTATATCTACATTATCATTTTTTAACTTTTCTTTAATTAATTCACTCGCTTTTTCACAGTAAGTGTCTTTTCCATAACCTTCACTTTGTTCTAGGTTAGTTTTTACTATTGCCTCAAGTATTTTAGGATGTGCCCCTTCACTATAATCATTTTTTAAACTATACATATTTCCCCCTATTTGTGTAGATAATTATACTTTACTTAATTCTACCATTTATTAAATATTTTTTATATACAGTAAATATATTTAATAAAAATTTGTTTCTCTTAAAATATGTGTCAGCAAATCATCTCAAAATACTTTTTTACATTTTATGATATATTTACATATCTTATATGTATGAGTTATCAACAGTTTTATTCTTAGTATTAAATCCTTGTACATAAAAAAGTACTCTCTATATCTATTAAAAATTATAGAAAGCACTTTTTATTATTTAAGCTATATTTAATTTTTCAATAATTTCACTTTCAAGCATATCTATATCTTTTTTATCTAAGTAAATTCTATATAAACTTATTATTAATGATTTTTCTAAGTCATTTTTAGAAGTTTCAAAAATATTTTTATAAACCTTAAATAAGTCTTCTTCATTTAAATTTGGATTTAACTTTTCTAACAATTTTTTTATTAAAATAGACTTATCTTTAGAACTTCCACTTATTAATATAGTAAAGTTTATATTTGTAAAAATATCATTTTGCTTACTTAAAAATTCTTCAATACAACTTAAATTCATCTGTTTATTTATATAATTAATTCTCATCCAAAAATAATTATTTTTTATTGTTATTGTTTCTATATCCTTCTTACTTATAGTTCCTTGAACTATTGAATCTAGTGTCTCATTATCAAAATCTACATATTTTTTCATAATATTTTTCATATCATTTTTAATTCTATATGGAAACACCATATTCATAGCTAACCAAGCAACTATAGCTGCAATTAAAACAAATATAACTCTATCCTCTAATAATTTAAATATAACAGCACTTGGTTGAAGCATTTTTACAGCTAATATAGCAGTCATAGTTGTAAATATACATCTTATATTATATTTTTTTATAGATAAGGCAAAATATAATGCTATTAAAAACACGGCTCCGATTAGTATTATATTTTTGTCTATCATTCTATATATTAATTCAAATATTATAGCGCCTACAACTGTTCCCACAACTCTATCAATAGCCTTTTTACTTCCTTGTTCTGCATATGGAAGCAATATTAAAGCTAATGAAAGTACTATCCACTTACCTTCGTATATATTAAAATAACCTACTATAAACACAAATGTAGAAATTACTAAAGATGCCTTTAAGGCTATATTAAATCTTAGAGATGACATGTTAAAATTGTTTTTAAATATATCTATATTTGATTTTAACTTTTTTTGTAAATTTAATCTCTTTCTTATCTTCTCACCTCTAGATTTATCTTCTATATATCTACAAGTTTCATCTATAGCTAACCTTAAGTTATAGTAATTATATCTAGCTAAATCACCTTCTATATTTTCTAATTCTAATTCATTATAGTATTTTCTAAATGTAATTTTTATATCTTTTATATCTTTTTTACCTAAGATATATAAATTTACGTCTTCAAGAATACATTTTAATTTTAGTAATCTATCTTCATATATTTCATTTTCCTTTATATAACTTATGGTAGTATTTATTTTTTTTAATAGTATTACTATTACTTCTAATATATATATATCATCTAATTCTTTACTAGATTTTTCTATAACCTCATATATATTGATTTGTATAGTTTTAAGTAAGATACTTACTTTTTTGTTTTCATTTTTTATATTTTTATTATCTAATAATAAATCTATCTCTTTTTTTATTAAGTCTATAGCACCTGTAATTTGCTTATCAGTAACTTTATAAAAATTATATTTAGTTATTATATAATATAAAGCCATTATCACAAATGATGAAAATATAAGAGCTAATATTCTTTTAGGCATCTGTGAAAATGTTACTGGATAATAAAGTAAAAGTATATATAACATCATAAATCCAGCAGTTTTTGGCGTTTTAAGTTCATAGCTAAATCTATAATATATCCAAAAGCTTAAAATCAAGCTAACTATATATGCTAAAAAAATATCTAAACTTGCAATATAAGCTGCAACTCCTATAACTATTTGTATCAAAGATAATATGATTATTCTTCTTGGAACATTTATTGTGTGATTCTCACCAAACATGCTAGCTGCTATAGAAACTGTCGCAATTCCTATTAAAACATTTTCTTTTCCAAATATCATAAATGAAAATATAGCTATTGCAGATATAAGAAATATTTTCATATTTTTTATTTGTTTTTTAATGTCAATTTTCACTTTCATCACCTTCTTATAGAATTTACGTACTTCTTTAAGTATAAATCAAAAATTTTATTTATAGTATATTTTTAGTTTTTTTTCTAATTTTTAGATTATTAATTAAATTCCAACTCTATTTTATGCAAAAAAATCTAAGCAACTTTATAATTAATATAAATCATTTGTATATAAAAAAAGTACTTACTATAAATTTTATAGAAAGTACTCTCTTCTTTAATACTGATGACTTAACTCTCCTTTAGTATTATAATCATCATATAATTTCTTTTTTCTTTTCATAAATATAAACACACCAAGCATCAATATTCCCTTAATTATACTACTTATAGTTATACTCCACCAAACTCCAGTAAGTCCAAGTAATCTTGGATTTGATATTAAGTAAGCTGTTGGTACTCTAAGTCCTGTAAATATAATACTTATTATAGATGGTATTGAAGTTTTACCAAGTCCTTTAAAAGCTCCTGATGTTATTATTTCTATACACATAAACAATTGAGAATATCCAAGTATTTTAAGATAAATAGTTCCTTCTTTAATAGCCATTTCTTCTTGTATAAATATAGTAAATACCTGCTTTCCTAAAAAGACTAATATTAAAGTGTTTATAAATCCAAGTATTATAGCTAATATTAAAGTTAACTTAAATCCTTTATTAACTCTGTCAAACTTTTTAGCCCCATAATTTTGCCCAATAAAGCTAGATAAAGATGAAGATAAACCTTCTGCTGTCATCCATGATATAGACTCTATTTGAGATCCTACCTTTTGAACAGCTACTGCTACTGGTCCAAATGACGCCACAACCACTCCTAGTAACATAGAAAATCCTGTAAACAATCCACTTTGTAGAGCTACTGGAAGCCCTACTTTGTATAGTATTTTATAATATGTTATTTCTATATTTCTAAATAGTTTTATTTTAAAATATCCATAATCATCCTTTTTTATTCTATATATAAATAAAGATGTAACTACTATTTGTGCTACGACTGTTGCAATAGCAGCTCCTGCTACTCCAAGTTTAGGAAAACCAAACAAACCAAGTATAAGTATTGGGTCTAGTATAATATTAGTTATAAGACCTACCGCATTTATTTTAAATGGAGTTTTACTATTACCCATTCCATTAAATATAGCTGTAAATACTGGATTTATAAAATAAAATATCATTCCTAAAGATACTATATATAAGTATGTTCTAGACATATCTATAACTTTTATATCACCTAATCTAAAAAATCCTATTAATCCTTTATTAAACACTATTAAAAATAATGTATATAATGTTGATAGTATAATATTTATTTCTATAGCTGATTTTATATAAGATCTCGTTTTATCAAGATTTCCTTCACCAATACTTTGTGCAACTTTAACTTCCCCACCAATTTTGGATATCATTACAAATGCCATAGCTAACCAAGGAAAAAATCCTGCTGTTCCAACTGCTGCAACTGCACTACTACCAGCCTTGCCAACCCAGATCATATCTATCATGTTATAAGCCATTTGTATAAATGACGTCCCCATTATAGGAAGTGCTAACTTTATTAATTTATCTAATATCTTACCATTAGTTAAATCTATTCTCTTTTCCAAATATTTCACCTCTTTTGTAAACAAAATAAACTAGATTAATATCACTTAATAGTATGTATTTTTAAATATAACTTAAATAAAAAGCATACTTATAAAAGTATATCAGAATTTTTTTTATTTTCAATATAATTAAATTATTTATACATATTTTTAATATATTTTCTATTATAGTAAATAAAGCCTTAAAGTGGTTAAATATTATTAAATCCAACTTTAAGGCTTTTTGCTATTTACTTATTTATACTATATGTTTCATTTCCTCGTAATGTTTTATGTATATTTTTTTCTAATATGACCTTTCCTCTTGATAAGATTTTAATATTATCAACACTCCAATCATCACCATTAGTAACAAAATTATTTTTTCTTATCCAGAAGTTATTTATCTTACTTAAATCAATATTTTTTCCATCTTTAAGCTTTATTATATAATTATCTATTTGACCTTTTTCAAAATCATTTCCTGCATTATCTAACTTCCATTCATATTTTTTATTATCAGAAGTTTCAAATCCAAAATATACGAAATCATCAGTTCCTGCATATTTTTCATTTGAAGTTTTTAAAATAACATTAAATTCGTTTAAGTTCTTAGTATCTGAAGAATCTA
Encoded here:
- a CDS encoding ABC-F family ATP-binding cassette domain-containing protein yields the protein MIKIDNLSYSLPQRDLYNNVSFTLEDGQHCAFIGASGSGKSTLIDIIMDPEKYIFDGKLEMNPNLRIGYVSQFSQLDKIKETTVFEYIAQEFIKLQDEISSICGEMETSSDIDALLEKYQEALDAFNAIDGDDYESNINKKLNLANLTKHKDKMISELSGGEFKLIQVIKEMLNNPDLMIMDEPDVFLDFENLNALKNLINSYKKTILVITHNRYLLNHCFNKIIHLENTELQEFDGRYVDYNLSLLQTKIELQEMAIADEEEIARNEALIEILREKATYNAEASRGRALKARVKIQERLEAKKIKAPFVDIKQPYINLETNNEIEETIALKASDFSISFDEVLLENVNFEIKSTDKVAIVGTNGVGKTTLLKEIFKNNNKFIEINENIKLAYLSQMQSEVVNESNTILQEFYDVGFETYGEIRRYVSRYGFDSDILTQKIESLSGGEKNILQLAKVSASKANMLLMDEPTSHLDIYSQMALEKAIANYKGAILMVSHDYHFIVNCADYVLLIEDKTIRKMSMRKFRKMIYANHFDKDYLQIEEKKKSVEMEIASALKDTDFERAKTLSKKLEELIKSF
- a CDS encoding YoaP domain-containing protein — encoded protein: MTPFTTYNLYYNEKFIKNEVLNEK
- a CDS encoding MerR family transcriptional regulator; this translates as MKRYYKIGELVKTYNIGRDAIKYYEELEILKPTRDKNGYRLYSIDDVCKLNLIRELRNLNIPMKEIKKYLEKRDIESTKKMLKEEMNIIENKIEILLNQKRNIQSRLKVIEQSINKNDFETLKVKYYDERKALVVGGNVDCNESVDYLIQKLRKELEDNFYIIGNNNIGSIFDSKSIEKGRIDKYKHVIAFLEDDSEISNFSLKKGDYISCTYKGKYENNRKYLKAMYNYAKENGYKIVGDPIEIYDVDIYETSNEDEFITSLEVRIEKI
- a CDS encoding MATE family efflux transporter gives rise to the protein MSTIALKSNNKGLNKKFVKYVIPSVASMWVSALYVMVDAMFVSKGVGPDALAAVNIAMPYTNFIFALSVLFSIGSSAVISMELGNKDIKNASNYFSITIVGLVIISFIITIISLLFLDEIALFLGATPGILPMVKNYLSIIILFIVFYIVSYALEVLIKTDGYPHLSTIGVIISAITNIVLDYVFVLKFNWGVEGAALATGLARAFSFIFFMFHFFSKNSKLKICKFKFEFSYFKRIMTIGFSDCTTELSIGIVILLFNQCILKFLGEDALVSYSVISYINTLVLSTMLGISQGIQPLCSYYYGTNDKYAIKYLLHLSLKVVLVCSILIFIGCMLFDDFIVLMFIDKSDMNLFNFTKNTFKIFSVSFLLLGFNVVISGFLASLERTADACIISLNRGLFAVSLSLIIMILIFGGNGIWISTIASEGLVLLLSIMLLKRFNKNLDQLTYNSTAHEIKTV
- a CDS encoding FAD-dependent oxidoreductase — its product is MREYDLIIIGGGASGIICAIEAYKKGIKNILLIEKDNVLGGSLNLSYYNISKQRYITGKTYEKFLLKELEKCEIDIKLDTMVIKIEDENKILCTNPANGIEKIKGKNIILANGAKEGSRKALDMVGDRCSGILTVGMANKILNMGNIVPGKNILIYDKKTLYMIKDELKNRNINVVGIISKDSDVDTYGLTDKVYNNYEIDSIYGEGRIESVKLVKDDKEEIVKCDTLIFARPMLSDGLVAMRSNIKLNPSTTGPEVNDKFMTSMDNVYACGNGIYIHEYIEDIEDECKKLVDNLL
- a CDS encoding NAD(P)/FAD-dependent oxidoreductase, producing the protein MKDIAVIGAGVVGCAIARELSKYDLDVAIIDRNKDVAEGISKANSGIIHGGYNEKQGTLKAKLNLRGNEMMDDLANKLQFPFKRNGALVLAFNEEELESIKKLKSNGEEIGVKGLEILDKEKVLSIEKNINKDVLGALHVKTSGIVSPYEMALAFAENAVENGVDFILGKAVVDIKLENNIYKIHLEDEEVIESKIVVNASGLCGAHLNNLVSEIKYEIEPVKGEYCLFDKVSGNLCEKTLFQVPSKLSKGVLVTPTVDGNLLVGPNAKYNDNLETSREGIDEILYKSKKTIKDIPVDRILNTFSGLRPKINGGDFIIEEVKDCKNFINVIGIDSPGLTAAPAIGEYVVDIISDIINLKEKENFKEIRKKMIRMSELSIEEKNKLIAINPSYGKMICKCEFVTEGEIIDAIKRPLGATTLDGIKRRTRAMMGGCQGTGCMIPISMILSKELGIDISEVNKNSKSSIAVGFKED
- a CDS encoding PepSY domain-containing protein; protein product: MKFNKSVAIGLGVIVICGAGLSYWLMRNSDAVLSQEQAQEIILQKVPNGNIVEIAYENDDTPKYNSKVSKDNVVYEVDVDAKTGDIVEYEQEIIQNNNTNNKTNNSSEKLISEKEAKDIMLKKVPDATIKSIHLDKDHDGDEYKGVLVKGNEKYEITVNAKTKEVKEFSHEMISKSDKEYGQLEIND